One region of Sulfuriroseicoccus oceanibius genomic DNA includes:
- a CDS encoding efflux RND transporter permease subunit — MSQPLEEKHKIIAWFASNPVVANIMMLTILIGGLYTAFTIRKEAFPSFAGEAVTIDVPFLGGTPEDVERGVAIKIEEALEGVDGIYHIRSTCTESSASITVEAEEGYNVTKLLDDVKIQIDAIPSFPDQVENPVISERKRRESSIWIEVYGDASERVLKQTARDLRDELLRSPDISKVNTTGDRAYEISIEVSEDKLRSYEMTFQEVADAVRSNSVDLSGGVIRSGRGEISLKIRSQAYNTRDFANIPLRTTEDGTRIYVRDVATVRDGFVDQEVISRFQGKRTVTLNVVSDATDDIIKATDAARRVMEEFKAAGRLPEGVETVMWNDASKVIRARLNLLARNGLMGVGLVLVMLMFFLNFRLAMWVALGIPISLAGAVLIFPLPGIDISINVLTSFAFILVLGVVVDDAIVIGESIYSEKEKQPDCNHPGADMRGTIRGVAKVVTPATFGVLTTIAAFLPLTQVSGFMGRVFGQIAIAVIFCLIFSLIESKLILPAHLAHIDVHKEPGNFISRRWSRFQRAIANALSRFVGNVYQPALRWMIPHRYTVIATFIAVFIVVVGLLATNRLRFVFFPDIPLDKATATLTLEEGLPVSYLHEEAEKIAQAAYDTGIHFEKESGSNPMRHIQVQATTNTRATVSIELTPSEEREIHTNSIVNMWRSKVGGISGAKSLTYVGRGGASSGIEIQLQSQDLEALQLAAAEVKAKLATFPGVNDIADSFNAGRPEIRFSITPLGEAAGYDKRSLAANVRDAFYGREAQRVQRGRDEVKVMVRYPIDDRESIDTLRQMRVRGADGKAVPFSVVADTEFDTGLAKIDRLDGQRVVTVTADADKTVTTGDEVLAILEQGYFDELLSKYPEISIRLGGEAEERMKSMTSLKFGFLISMLLIYILLAITLKAYVKPLFIMVAIPFGIIGALIGHYIVGISVGILSVFGILALSGVVVNDSLVLMHRIDAIRSRYETLDEVIVVAGGERFRAILLTSITTFVGLAPLLAETEVQAQFLKPMAVALGFGVLFATLITLVLLPMLLLVARDARDGLHGSWTHWREVLGGKRKA; from the coding sequence ATGAGCCAACCTCTCGAAGAGAAACACAAGATCATTGCGTGGTTCGCCAGCAATCCGGTGGTCGCCAATATCATGATGCTGACCATCTTGATCGGTGGTCTGTACACGGCGTTCACGATCCGCAAAGAGGCCTTCCCTTCGTTTGCCGGCGAGGCGGTGACGATTGATGTGCCGTTTCTCGGAGGGACGCCGGAGGACGTCGAACGTGGCGTGGCGATCAAGATTGAAGAAGCCCTGGAAGGGGTGGACGGCATTTATCACATCCGCAGTACCTGCACCGAGTCCAGTGCCTCGATCACCGTGGAAGCGGAGGAGGGGTACAATGTGACCAAGTTGCTGGATGACGTGAAGATTCAGATCGACGCGATTCCGTCCTTCCCGGATCAGGTGGAGAATCCGGTGATCAGTGAGCGCAAGCGCCGTGAGTCGAGCATTTGGATCGAAGTGTATGGCGATGCCTCCGAGCGAGTGCTCAAGCAGACGGCCCGTGACTTGCGCGATGAGTTGTTGCGCTCGCCGGATATCAGCAAAGTCAACACGACCGGGGATCGGGCGTATGAGATTTCGATCGAGGTTTCCGAGGACAAGCTGCGCAGCTATGAAATGACCTTCCAAGAGGTGGCTGATGCGGTGCGCTCCAACTCGGTGGATTTGTCCGGTGGTGTGATCCGCAGCGGACGTGGTGAGATTTCGTTGAAGATCCGATCGCAGGCGTACAACACGCGGGACTTTGCCAATATTCCGCTGCGCACGACTGAAGATGGGACCCGGATTTACGTGCGCGACGTGGCGACGGTGCGTGATGGATTTGTCGACCAGGAAGTGATCTCGCGCTTCCAAGGCAAGCGTACCGTGACCCTCAACGTGGTATCCGACGCGACCGACGACATCATCAAAGCGACCGATGCGGCGCGCCGAGTGATGGAGGAATTCAAGGCGGCCGGACGGTTGCCTGAGGGCGTGGAGACGGTGATGTGGAACGATGCATCCAAGGTGATCCGTGCACGTCTCAATTTGTTGGCGCGCAATGGATTGATGGGTGTGGGTCTGGTGTTGGTGATGTTGATGTTTTTCCTCAACTTCCGCCTGGCGATGTGGGTGGCGCTCGGGATTCCGATTTCGTTGGCGGGGGCTGTGTTGATTTTCCCCCTGCCCGGTATCGATATCTCAATCAACGTGCTCACCAGTTTCGCCTTTATTCTGGTGCTCGGCGTGGTGGTGGACGACGCCATCGTCATCGGTGAGAGCATTTACTCGGAGAAGGAGAAACAACCCGACTGCAACCATCCGGGAGCAGACATGCGGGGGACAATCCGCGGTGTGGCCAAAGTGGTTACGCCGGCGACTTTCGGGGTGCTGACAACGATTGCCGCGTTCCTGCCACTGACGCAGGTCAGTGGATTCATGGGGCGTGTGTTTGGTCAGATTGCGATCGCGGTGATCTTCTGTCTGATCTTCTCATTGATCGAATCCAAGCTGATTCTGCCGGCGCACTTGGCGCACATCGATGTGCACAAAGAACCGGGGAACTTCATCTCGCGCCGATGGAGCCGCTTCCAGCGAGCTATCGCCAATGCGTTGTCGCGCTTTGTGGGCAATGTGTACCAGCCGGCGCTGCGTTGGATGATTCCGCATCGCTACACAGTGATCGCCACATTCATCGCTGTGTTCATTGTGGTGGTTGGCTTGTTGGCTACCAACCGTCTGCGCTTCGTCTTCTTCCCGGATATTCCGTTGGACAAAGCAACCGCGACCCTCACGCTTGAGGAGGGGTTGCCGGTTAGTTATTTGCACGAAGAGGCGGAAAAGATCGCCCAGGCGGCGTACGACACCGGCATTCATTTCGAGAAGGAAAGTGGAAGCAACCCAATGCGCCATATTCAGGTGCAGGCCACGACTAACACCCGAGCCACTGTGTCGATTGAGCTCACGCCATCGGAAGAACGTGAGATTCATACCAACTCGATTGTGAATATGTGGCGATCCAAGGTCGGTGGGATTTCCGGTGCCAAGTCGCTGACCTATGTCGGCCGCGGCGGGGCATCGAGCGGGATCGAGATCCAGCTGCAGAGTCAGGATCTGGAAGCCCTGCAGTTGGCGGCCGCCGAGGTGAAGGCGAAGTTGGCAACCTTCCCGGGGGTGAATGACATCGCCGATTCGTTCAATGCGGGACGTCCGGAGATTCGTTTTTCGATCACGCCTCTGGGTGAGGCTGCTGGCTATGACAAGCGATCGTTGGCCGCCAACGTGCGCGATGCGTTCTACGGACGCGAGGCCCAGCGGGTGCAACGGGGGCGCGACGAGGTGAAGGTGATGGTGCGTTACCCGATCGATGACCGCGAGAGCATCGACACCTTGCGTCAGATGCGCGTGCGCGGAGCCGATGGCAAAGCCGTGCCATTCTCGGTCGTGGCGGATACCGAGTTCGACACCGGGCTCGCCAAGATCGACCGATTGGATGGTCAGCGCGTGGTGACGGTCACTGCTGATGCGGATAAGACGGTGACGACTGGGGACGAGGTCTTGGCGATATTGGAGCAAGGCTACTTTGACGAGCTGTTGTCTAAGTATCCGGAGATCAGCATTCGTCTGGGCGGTGAAGCCGAAGAGCGGATGAAGTCGATGACGTCGTTGAAGTTCGGTTTCCTGATTTCGATGTTGCTGATCTACATCCTGCTGGCGATCACGTTGAAGGCTTATGTGAAGCCGTTGTTTATCATGGTGGCGATTCCATTCGGGATCATCGGCGCGCTGATCGGCCACTACATTGTCGGGATTTCCGTCGGGATTCTGTCGGTCTTCGGGATCCTGGCGCTGAGCGGGGTGGTGGTGAATGACTCGTTGGTGTTGATGCACCGCATTGACGCCATTCGTTCACGCTATGAGACGCTGGACGAAGTGATCGTAGTGGCCGGGGGCGAGCGCTTCCGCGCGATTTTGCTGACCTCGATCACGACCTTCGTCGGTTTGGCTCCGTTGTTGGCGGAGACGGAAGTTCAGGCGCAGTTCCTCAAACCAATGGCGGTTGCGCTCGGTTTCGGTGTGCTCTTTGCCACGCTGATTACCTTGGTGCTTTTGCCGATGTTGTTGCTGGTCGCCCGCGATGCGCGCGATGGGTTGCACGGATCGTGGACCCACTGGCGTGAGGTGCTCGGTGGCAAACGAAAGGCGTAG
- a CDS encoding efflux RND transporter periplasmic adaptor subunit yields MKKVFHYALLPLLVLVLALGIFKVMQLTKPEKGRREAKPIVAQIPVEKVAPAAHVPTIQSFGTVRAFYETRIAALVAGEVDEVAANFQAGESVREGDVLMQINPADYAANVAQQESNVAAAKRVLAEEEARGKQAVVDWKSSGRSLDSASPYTLRVPQQEAARKALASAEAALEKAKLDLERTKVVAPFDAIVQERSASPGGVVTVGMQVGTLIAREKVEVRLPLTPEQVARLKLPLAFQPGSLQPIPITLKSPAYPGVSWQALVTRTEASVDPRNQVIHVIAEVQKPFDGDGAPLPVGTFVTAVMDGRPVEGVYLIPSASLLDDQYVWTVDAESKLRRQDVVRVFSAGGQSMVRVEKDDAKELTVAIRPLASFREGQLVSVAGDADSAASGESGEAEPKQPEADAK; encoded by the coding sequence ATGAAGAAGGTGTTTCACTACGCGTTGTTGCCGTTGCTGGTCCTTGTACTGGCGTTGGGTATTTTCAAGGTCATGCAGTTGACCAAGCCGGAGAAGGGACGGCGTGAGGCGAAGCCGATTGTCGCGCAGATTCCGGTGGAGAAAGTCGCCCCGGCGGCGCACGTGCCGACGATTCAGAGTTTTGGTACGGTGCGTGCGTTTTACGAGACACGGATCGCTGCGTTGGTGGCGGGCGAGGTGGACGAGGTCGCAGCGAATTTCCAAGCGGGTGAGTCTGTGCGTGAGGGGGATGTGTTGATGCAGATCAACCCGGCGGACTACGCGGCGAACGTGGCACAGCAGGAGTCCAATGTGGCTGCGGCCAAGCGTGTGTTGGCCGAGGAAGAAGCGCGCGGTAAGCAGGCGGTGGTGGATTGGAAGTCGTCCGGACGATCGCTGGACTCCGCATCGCCGTACACCTTGCGCGTTCCCCAGCAGGAGGCCGCACGCAAAGCGTTGGCATCCGCGGAGGCCGCGCTTGAGAAGGCGAAACTCGATCTGGAGCGGACCAAAGTGGTGGCTCCGTTCGACGCCATTGTTCAAGAGCGCAGCGCGAGTCCGGGTGGTGTGGTCACTGTGGGGATGCAGGTTGGCACCTTGATCGCCCGTGAAAAGGTTGAGGTTCGCTTGCCTCTCACCCCCGAGCAGGTGGCTCGCTTGAAGTTGCCTCTGGCGTTCCAGCCCGGCAGCTTGCAGCCCATTCCGATCACATTGAAGAGCCCGGCGTACCCAGGCGTTTCATGGCAGGCCTTGGTGACGCGTACCGAGGCAAGTGTCGACCCGCGCAACCAGGTGATCCACGTGATTGCCGAGGTGCAGAAGCCATTTGATGGCGACGGAGCACCGCTGCCGGTGGGGACGTTTGTCACCGCGGTGATGGACGGGCGTCCGGTGGAGGGTGTGTATCTCATTCCGAGCGCATCGTTGCTAGACGATCAGTACGTGTGGACCGTGGATGCGGAATCCAAGCTGCGTCGGCAGGATGTGGTGCGCGTTTTCAGTGCCGGTGGTCAGTCGATGGTGCGGGTTGAGAAAGACGACGCGAAGGAACTGACCGTCGCGATCCGTCCATTGGCGAGCTTCCGCGAAGGCCAGCTCGTGTCGGTCGCAGGCGATGCCGACAGCGCAGCCTCCGGCGAAAGCGGCGAGGCGGAACCAAAGCAACCAGAGGCCGACGCCAAATAA